In one Lycium barbarum isolate Lr01 chromosome 7, ASM1917538v2, whole genome shotgun sequence genomic region, the following are encoded:
- the LOC132604448 gene encoding extensin-2-like encodes MRLHSGGPAKGRQFLPQILVALAILAVANVVSADPYIYSSPPPPTYEYKSPPPPSPSPPPPYVYKSPPPPSPSPPPPYVYKSPPPPSPSPPPPYVYTSPPPPSPSPPPPYVYKSPPPPSPSPPPPYYYKSPPPPSPSPPPPYYYKSPPPPSPSPPPPYYYKSPPQPSPSPLPPYYYKSPPPPSPSPPPPYYYKSPPPPSHSPPPPYYYKSPPPPSPSPPPPYYYKSPPPPVMSPPPPYYYSSPPPPVKSPPPPYYYSSPPPPKKSPPPPYHYSSPPSPVKSPPTPYYYKSPPPPPPPPKKSSPPPYYYSSPPPPTHYYPPHHQFVVKVVGKVYCFRCYDSKHPEMSHGKKHLKGAVVEVTCKAGDKKIVSYGTTKINGKFSITVKGFEYRKYGGKACKAKLHNAPKDSICNIPTNLHWGIKGANLKVKSKNRYEVVLYAKPFAYGSKTPYAKCQKPKPTPAPYYYKSPPPPSPTYVYKSPPPPSPKYVYKSPPPPTPAYVYKSPPPPTYYYKSPPPPTKSPSPAYYYKSPPPPSPKPAPVYYYKSPPPPSPSPPPPYYYKSPPPPTKSPPPPYYYKSPPPPSPKPAPVYYYKSPPPPSPSPPPPYYYKSPPPPSPSPPPPYYYKSPPPPSSSPPPPYYYKSPPPPSPSPPPPYYYKSPPPPPPSPSPPPPYYYKSPPPPSLSPPPPYYYKSPPPPSPSPPPPYYYKSPPPPSPSPPPPYYYKSPPPPSPSPPPPYYYKSPPPPSPFPPPPYYYKSPPPPSPSPPPPYYYKSPPPPSPSPPPPYYYKSPPPPSPSPPPPYYYKSPPPPSPSPPPPYYYKSPPPPSPSPPPPYYYKSPPPPSPSPPPPYYYHSPPPPVKSPPPPYYYSSPPPPVKSPPPPVYIYTSPPPPVHY; translated from the exons ATGAGGCTTCACAGTGGCGGCCCCGCCAAGGGTCGTCAATTTTTACCACAGATCTTAGTGGCATTGGCCATATTGGCTGTTGCTAATGTAGTGTCGGCAGACCCTTATATATACTCTTCTCCACCACCTCCAACCTATGAGTACAAGTCGCCACCACCTCCTTCACCTTCTCCACCACCACCTTACGTGTACAAATCTCCACCTCCTCCCTCGCCATCTCCCCCACCACCATATGTCTATAAATcacctcctcctccttctccatCACCACCTCCGCCATATGTGTATACGTCTCCACCCCCTCCATCCCCGTCTCCACCGCCACCGTATGTGTACAAATCCCCACCACCTCCATCCCCCTCTCCACCTCCACCATATTACTATAAGTCTCCACCGCCACCATCACCTTCACCACCACCTCCTTACTACTACAAGTCTCCACCGCCACCttcaccatcaccaccaccaccatacTATTACAAATCTCCACCACAACCCTCACCATCACCACTCCCACCATATTATTATAAGTCTCCACCACCACCTTCTCCTTCACCTCCTCCACCATACTACTATAAATCTCCACCACCTCCTTCACATTCTCCTCCACCACCATACTACTACAAGTCTCCACCTCCTCCATCACCATCACCACCACCCCCTTACTACTACAAGTCTCCACCACCGCCTGTTATGTCACCTCCTCCCCCGTACTATTATAGTTCTCCACCACCACCTGTGAAGTCTCCTCCTCCACCATATTACTACtcttcaccaccaccaccaaagaAGTCACCTCCCCCACCATATCACTACAGTTCCCCACCATCACCAGTTAAGTCACCTCCAACTCCATACTACTACAAgtctccaccaccaccaccaccaccaccaaagaAGTCTTCTCCCCCACCGTACTACTACAgttcaccaccaccaccaactcaTTACTATCCTCCACATCATCAATTCGTGGTCAAAGTTGTCGGCAAAGTCTATTGTTTTAGATGCTATGATTCGAAGCACCCAGAAATGTCTCACGGCAAGAAACACCTGAAAG GTGCTGTTGTTGAAGTGACTTGCAAAGCTGGCGACAAGAAAATTGTGAGCTATGGTACTACAAAGATCAATGGCAAATTTAGCATCACAGTTAAAGGATTTGAATATCGCAAATACGGAGGAAAGGCTTGCAAGGCTAAACTTCACAATGCTCCAAAGGATTCAATATGTAACATTCCTACAAACCTTCATTGGGGAATAAAGGGTGCTAACCTCAAAGTAAAGTCAAAGAATCGTTATGAAGTTGTACTCTATGCAAAACCATTTGCTTATGGCTCTAAGACACCTTATGCGAAATGCCAAAAGCCCAAGCCTACACCTGCTCCATACTATTATAAATCTCCTCCACCTCCATCACCGACTTATGTTTATAAGTCACCACCTCCTCCATCACCGAAGTATGTGTACAAGTCACCACCTCCACCAACCCCGGCATACGTTTACAAATCTCCACCACCACCTACTTATTATTACAAGTCTCCACCACCACCGACTAAGTCTCCATCGCCTGCTTATTATTACAAGTCTCCACCTCCACCATCACCAAAACCTGCACCCGTATACTATTATAAATCACCACCACCCCCATCACCATCGCCTCCACCTCCTTACTATTACAAATCTCCGCCACCACCAACTAAGTCTCCACCACCTCCTTATTACTACAAGTCTCCACCTCCACCATCACCAAAACCAGCACCTGTATACTATTATAAATCACCACCACCCCCGTCACCATCACCTCCACCTCCTTACTATTACAAGTCCCCGCCACCACCATCACCTTCTCCCCCACCTCCATATTACTATAAGTCTCCTCCACCACCATCGTCGTCTCCTCCACCACCATACTATTATAAGTCCCCACCACCACCATCTCCATCTCCTCCACCACCTTACTATTATAAgtctccaccaccaccaccaccatcaccatCACCCCCACCACCTTACTACTACAAGTCCCCTCCTCCACCATCTCTATCACCACCTCCACCCTACTACTACAAGTCTCCTCCCCCACCATCACCATCTCCTCCACCTCCATACTACTACAAGTCTCCTCCTCCCCCGTCGCCTTCTCCCCCTCCACCGTACTACTACaagtcaccaccaccaccatcgcCATCTCCTCCACCACCCTATTACTACAAGTCTCCACCACCACCATCGCCTTTTCCTCCACCACCCTACTACTACAAGTCTCCTCCCCCTCCATCGCCTTCTCCCCCTCCACCATACTATTACaagtcaccaccaccaccatcccCATCTCCTCCACCACCCTACTACTACAAGTCTCCACCACCACCATCGCCATCTCCTCCACCACCATACTACTACAAGTCACCACCTCCTCCATCGCCATCTCCCCCTCCACCATACTACTACAAGTCACCACCACCTCCATCGCCATCTCCTCCACCACCCTATTACTACAAGTCTCCTCCTCCACCATccccatcaccaccaccaccctACTACTATCACTCTCCACCTCCACCAGTAAAGTCTCCTCCTCCTCCCTATTACTACAGCTCACCTCCTCCACCTGTGAAGTCACCTCCTCCACCAGTATATATTTACACTTCGCCACCACCTCCAGTCCACTACTAA